In the Neodiprion virginianus isolate iyNeoVirg1 chromosome 2, iyNeoVirg1.1, whole genome shotgun sequence genome, ATATTTGACGGTGTAAGATCAACAGTCATAAATATATTAGAATTGCTACTGAAGCGAATGATGTAAAGGTGGTAAATAAAACGATTTGGTCTCAAACAAATTTACGTGTAACGATCCGTTGTAATCGACTTATGCTCGTATACAACCGTTGTACTATATGCTCCATTCCTGCGTCAGCTCCACTAATGATAAAAGAAGTTCCTAAAAACAGCACAGTAtgagatttatttattacgcGGATGGTTTTTTCGCatcaattgtttcattttactGAATAGTTTGATATCAAATACGGCATAATCAATAAGGGGGTAAAAATGTCAACGTCGAGCAAACAAAACTTTAAGATTGCGTCATGTTGCTCCTCGCCAACGTTATGCAAGCTTGCGATAGAAATTGCCtggttatttttcaaactttcactCATCAAAGCTTTCGGGTTTGGGAAATATGTAGATATTATTACGACCTCCACCACGTTATTAACGTATCTGAATAAGACAAAATGCAGAGACTGACAGAAGCAATCGAATCTCCTCTCGCACCCTATGATTACGCGTAAGTGTTCCATGGGTCTTGATTAACTGTCGTCttagaatttttcacttcattaCCTGTGTTTTGTCCAAATGTTCCAATTGCTTATTGTCAAGAAACATGAAAAGTCAAAACGTGTATCTAAATACAGGCGCGTTatgatgtatgaaaaaaaatcagaaatactCCCTGAGAAAAAATGACCTTTTGAGTCTTACAGAGTTAAATAACGATTACCATAGTGATAGACGCTACTATTTTTGAGAACACGTATTAGATCGATATCCCctttttgatacatttttcaaagtcCTAGAATCCAGAGAAAATAGCGCCTATTTCAATTTCCCGTTACAATATGTTATACAGCATTATGCATCCGTTATATATTCATTGCTGGCAACCGGATTACGGCTGTGCAGCAGAAGTCTTACATCTGACGTGTGACATTTGCTATCAGCTATTTTACACAACTCAAAGGTTAGTACGACAATGAACGGAGGCATTTCAGGATAAAAACTGTACAAACAGCGGCGAAAACTTTGGGTTAAACCGAGGGTCAAAATGTCAATTGGATACTGTACACTCGGATAAATTCTGGGTATTCCCCGAATCAGCCATGCCTCGTACAAGGGTATGTTTGTGTATTCGGTGAAGAATCCGTTGCTTCTGTGTACGAGCATAATGGTCAGTGGTTGTTTACTATTTCGTATTTGTGCTAAAAAATTATAGCTAATAAAGTGTTACTAAACATGTATTTCGGGGTTAATGGTAtggtgagaaaaattaaatctatTGTTAGACGTGTCTGATCTCGTCCATGAATTTTATAGTGGTCAGAAGCATTTACTCTGATTATAAGCGAATCAATATACTTATTAATTACATTCTCGATTGATAACGGCAGGGAAAGTATCTGCAACGGCAAGCGATTCGGGTCAAAGACAAATGGCAAAGACGTCAATGATAAAACACCTAATCGGGAGTTtcagtgatcgtaatgagtTACTGGTTGGAATAGTCTTGAAGCGTTGTTGAAGCTTTCGTTATTATAGCCTCCTCCGTTCAAACTGTCAGTGAATTAAAAGACTTTGAGATCAGTGATTGAACATCGACTGAGTATCATCCATGGCGGTCATCCTTTTTTTGATTCAAGTATTGCCTTGTATCACATTGATACTGGCGCAGCCGCAATGTCCTAACGTCAATATAAACTTTTTACGTTCACCATACGGTCAGTAATTCTGTAGAGTGattgtatttcattttcatggTGCACAAGCTGGTTGATCAATACGCGTCACCTGATGTACGACTCGTGGCTTTTACGTGTAATACCTCGCCAACACGTGTCAATTTACTCTCGGAACGTTTATAAATCTAGAAAGTGGCCAATCGTTCAGCTTCTTCGTACTGTCATTTTCAGACGCAGCTTATAACGCGAATCTGCCCGCATCGCCGCCGTGTTTACTGCGAGGCCAATCAGTCACCAAAAGAGATGACTACACGTGAGCTTGCGTGCTTTTGAACGTTGATCaaataattaagaaattttcacgaaaaaagCCACCGTGTCTGAATAATCCTGATATTCTTTTTACGCTTCACACAGGTACACGTCGGGTATCGGTGGCTACAAAGTTCACACGCGAGCGGTTCTATGGAACGAAGCTCGAATCACTTGCGAAGAGGAAGGCGGGCATTTGGCTATATTTAACTCCGTAGCCGAAGCAAATGCGGTAACTCAGCTGTACAAGAAGTCGCCGGCAATCATTGGATCACCTCTACCACAGTTTGCTGGCATTGGGTTTCACGACCTTTATCGCGAAGGTCAATACGTTACAATTCACGGTCAGACGTTGGCGAAAGCTGGATTCACGCAATGGGCGCCTGGACAACCAGATAATAGACACGGCGGAAAGCCGGAAAATTGTGGATCCTTGGACAAAAATGGGGGACTTAACGATATTGGTTGCGATGTTCCAATTGGTTTTGTATGCGAGCTGCCAGCCTATTGACAACGATCTGAACCGAAAGTGACTGATCTTCATTCGCAAACAATGAAAGTCTATAGCTACTAATATATGAGAATTGGCTAGATTTCAGCCATGATTATACAATAATAGTTATTAAAGGAAGCTTGTTCCAAAAATGTACTTTGAATAAACACTTCATACTCACAAATCACATGACTCTGAGTAACATTTTGATGCCATTGATTCATCGCGGTCTCAAATGATGAATGATGACAGTATTTTGTAAATCGAGTTAATCACACCGTATTACACTCAAGCCATTTCAAGTCAAAGGTTAGCGATGAACATGTTTAGTCGAGACGATTATACGTGAGTTTTCACTGTCAATAGTTCTGCTGAGGACTATGCGAATACATATTCATATTCGCTTggattttcatgtttttttttttctttaccattGTACTAGTTGGTTGTTCGATAATTTACCAGTAtcaatatttgaattaaaaatctgtACTTTTGCGTCAAAGTTTCTCACGCTATATACTCCGGTACATAAACAGTAGGTAACACTTATCTATACTTCCCAaaacatgtataaatataagtaAATGGCTTATGTAATTGTATtacaaatgaataataaatacaagTGTGGGGCATCCTCTGTTAAAGCGATAATTCGACGAAGTTAACTAATTTCCACCTGATCATTCTTTTACTAACGTACGTACCGTGTTCTTCATCAAGAGATTTCCAGTGACTCGTTAATTTTTGTGGAATCAAAACTGAGACCAGTTTTCTttgtatcaaaaattttacatgtCCATGAGCAATATATCGTTTGTTTCTCCTGTCACTTGCATCGCTAGTTATTGgcacataaaattttattggaaCGGAAACTCGTTCCAGCTTTGATCGCAAAACAATTTTGTGCCATTAGGAACCTATTAACCAACATTACTGTACGTGCAacaaaaaaagtgaaaatcgaACAGTAATTTCCCTTGTACCCTCATTCCCGATTTACGAGTGAAACATGTGTAAATAGAATTCAATACGACGTTATACGTGAGATTCAATATTTGCGATGTGCTTATCTAcgtatttcattattattgagTACGTAAGCAGGCCGGTAATTTCCTGGATGTCGTAAGGTTGGTGACCTCTGACAGCGTTAGAGCAGACGCGGGTTTTTCGGTTTGACGTCGGTGTTTTCGCACCTGCGTCAATTGGTCAATATTAATTGAGctgttaaaataaaattaaaatcacaatttgaaaattgaaaatttcatgaacAAATGAATCGTTGGGCGACTTAGTCGAACAAGAATTcgtgacgatttttcaagaGGAGCGAGACGAGATTCGAGAACACGCGAAAGATCGTCTCCAGCGGATCCAGGAAAAAAATAGACGAGGATACAATCGAAAGCGCAAGAAAGCGCGAGCATATCGCGAGGGAGATATCGTCGCGATAAAAAGAACGCAGCAAGGACCAGGGTTAAAGTTTGCGGCGAAATATCTCGGACCATACGAGATATCGAAGGTGTTGCGCAACGAATGTTATCTCGTGCAGAGAGTAGGTGCGCACGAAGGCAATCGCGGCTTATCACATTAAGCCTTCGTCAAAGTACGACGATAACGACGAAGAAGATGTTCCAGAGAATCTACATTCGGGGGTGAATAAGTGTGAGCAGGACGGCCGGGTGTAGGaacgcaaaataaaaaaaaaaaaaaaattagcatgTGCTTGCGAACGGTGTGGGTGGGTGAGTCGCATGTGTGTGAGTGCTCGCAGCGACTATATATGCGTCTCGAGCGTTAGAGGGGCCAGTGTGGGCCAGTTAGTCGTTCGGCGATCGTACGGCGAGCGTGTGTCTTATGTGGAGAACCGACGTAGGTTATATTCTTTTGGGagatgtaaatttgaaaaattggtgatttcgaaatattaacgacggagccaggaatcgaacctggtatctagagatgcttgaccgaAGCCTCACTCCGCTAGACCACCTAgcttaatttttcgaaatcaccaatttttcaaattacatctcccaacatgtaaacattcatctacatacattcttacatcgggtgctcaagagacgaaaactttctGTCATATTCGTTTCTTGGTTTATGTTATTTTGCGTACATAATAGATTCATTCAGTTCACGTAGTTTGATCTGTCtcacatatatacatagggcattccatgtcaaattTACTCCCTTTGTcactcaccatttttgattcgttccgcaatttttatacgattctacCATCTAAAAAAGgcacttttgaattttttcaattttttttcgctaaccgttttttttttaaatattattcaaatccaTTTCGAAATCGgtcgtttttaaaaatctgaaaagaTTCTGAATAATCAAGTTTCTCATTCCGATCATACCGACACCTGGCCGATGACGGGccgattttttcttctgtttttctagcacttcaaaaattttcaacaaacaaaGCGCCGTCTTgaaaagttatgaaaaatctttgaaaaaattttgaattgaaaggctcgattttttagaatttttaaagatttttcgtAACGTTGCAACATAGAGTttcgtttgttgaaaatgtttgaagtactaaaaaaaaaatagaagaaaaaatcggcCCATCATCGGCCAGGTGTCGGTATGATCGGAATGAGAAACttcatttttcagaattttttcagatttttaaaaaagactGATTTCGAAAtggatttgaataatatttaaaaaaaatactgttgacgaaaaaaatttgaaaaacttcgaGAGTGCCTTTTTTAGATGgtagaatcgtataaaaaatcgcggaacgaatcaaaaatggtgagtgACAAAGGGGGTAaatttgacatggaatgccccatgtATAACATATATTGAAAATCCCACGTTTATTTACCTAAAAATCGCGGTTACTATTGAACtgattttttcactcattATCTgacattgtatacatatattattccAACCTAACATCACAAGTATGTAATATTCGCATGACTGCCGCCACCGCGAATAATTGGATTTCTACTCAGTTGAATCCAGGATCATCATGTCTCCGGTATTATCGCTGATCGTTTACGGACAAGTGTATTTCCTCGGCTTCGGAACAAATATTCGACCGACCGTTATTGGATCTGATAATTCAACAGCAATACCAGCCATCGACCAGACCTTGGATAAGACACAGCCGTTCCAGGGGAACCAAAATTCAGTATTGGTCCCAGAAATAAATCGCCGATGCGGAGAGATGGGATTATCAGAGAAGAATGTAAAACGCCCCGATTACACGTTAGTAACTTATCGACATTTTCGTATTGTTTATTGATTGGCTCGATTAATTTCCGTCGCTCTAAAAAGAAACGCATTCGACatcatgtatacatacgtttCCAATTACGACCAAAAGCACACCGCCATTGTTCTGATACAGCAGAATGAATTGAGCAGCCGCCCATAAGTTTTGGAGCAAATTAGATTCCTctgattacaaattttttcactgttaCCACAGTTACACGCCAGGTATCGGTGGGCACAAGTTTCACACGAAAGCAGCCACTTGGAACGAGGCTAGAAAAGTGTGCGAAAGCGAAGGTGCACACCTCGCTATTGTGAACTCAGCCAGGGAAGCGGAAGTGATCGGTAATCTTTTCACGAAATCCGGTCCTCACTTTGGTTCGGAAGACTCGAACTACGCCCATATCGGATTTCATGACCTCTACGAAGAAGGCGAATTCGTTACCATCGACGGCAAATCCCTGGCAACGGTCGGTTTCTATGAGTGGGGGAACGGAGAACCCAACAATGCCAACAATGAAGATTGCGGATCAGTGTACAAAAACGGCCGGCTCAATGACATCCGTTGTACGCAATCTGCTGCCTTCGTTTGCGAATCGCCGGatgttaattaaaattcatttttcattggaATTCGatgtgaataaatatttgatacaTGCATAAATGTTTATTTGGCGAATGAGTCTCTATGTCCCTGATCCAAATGACAAATCAAATATCGATGCCTGTCGTCCAGAAATGATATATTGACGTTCTTTGGGTCTAAAATTGATGCAAGTATAAATCTCTGGTTTTGCTTACACCGAACGTTTAAACTGATAATAAGCCGGAAAAAATAACCCGCAGTCGCGATATATTTGTTTTGCGATGTGTTATACATTTACATTTGGTATGCCATTTGTCTGGTTATCTACTCCAGTTACAGCGCTATTCCTGTCGGCGAATGgtatttaagaaaattatatgtacgaaggtatgtgaatttttatcaactttatAACAACAAGATGTATTGACTCTGGGCGCTGGGGTGAAGACTGCTGCACGCAGGCAGTTGCGTTGCGGTTTCTTCCATTCTTACTACCGAAGTTAAATGAAAGATATGATCCCCACAATATCACTTGAcacaaaattattccaaagCATAGAACCCAGCTAAGCAGACGTGTCAGTCTACCGCATCGAAGCGTCCGAGTGACCACTCAATAAAATATGGCAAGTATTGTTGTAATTGGAGCCATATTCCTCGCACTGGCGGCAACGGTGAAACAATTACAGGTGGATGCCACGACTAACGGAGCCCTATTGGTTGCCATACCTTGTGAGTAGTTTTGGTTGAACATTATGTGAGTTTCTGTCATTTGAACTTTGTAAAGTCTTCGCGAAAgcttattttacaattttgaagttggaaaaatGACTACTttgttatacctatacgcAACAAGCAAAATCTATTTGCCAGATAAACGTTTATGGTCGGTTAaggtgtatatacgtataatctgtACGTGATCAGATATTATACACAGTTCCTTAATACGGCGGTCGGGTTCAGATTTTGTCCACTGTAATTTCTTGGGGTGACTTATCGCTTTATTTGGTTTCAGTGCAGACTGCAAATGACACAGCCCCTTGTCTGGTACGCGGTCAATCATCATCCAAGAAACGGGACGACTACACGTAAGTCGAATAGGAAGGTTCacgattattcaatttcaagttGGGCATAATTTCTGTTACAAACGTCGTCAAAATCATTATCGGCAGGTACGTACACGGTTTGGGTGGCTACAAGCTTCATACGCGAGCAACAACTTGGGTTGAGGCACGGCTAATCTGTCAAGAAGAAGGCGGTCACTTGGCCGTCATTAACAGCGTCGCTGAAGCAGATGCCGTCTCTCTGGTCTTTAAAAAAGCAGATCGGATTACGGGCTCAGGATTTCCGAACGATGCGTTCATTGGTTTTCACGACCTTTACCGGGAGGGTGAGTACGTAACTATTCACGGAGAGTCGTTGGAAAAGGCTGGATACGACCTCTGGGACACTAATCAACCCaacaatttgaataataatcaaaattgtGGAGGGATACACGATAATGGATGTCTCAATGACCTCCCGTGCAAAGGTCAACTATTTGGGTTTATATGCGAAGTTCCGGCGGCTCGAGATACAGTCCACAGCATTGCAGCATAATGTAAAATTCATCAAACGTTAAGACATCTATATCATATGATAATGGGCAGTCTTTCAATGTATGCTAAGAAAATGTCAGAAATTGAATCCGATAATGTAATCGGACTCACCTGTGTAAGACATGATGTAAAAAACGTACTTGTAATGTACAATTGATGATAAAGTTGCGATTATTGTGCGAGACATTCCAAATCAGTTAAAATATTCGCGAATACATATTTAGATAACGATTGTTAGCTTGTATaatctcaaaatttgaagGCAGATagttgtaaagaaaaaatagttaaataaatgtgtgagaaaaatttaaggaTTCATCTACGCTTAAGGTTTAAGTGACCGGTGATTGTggatttaattatattttgcatggctgtcatttttttagaattctACCACGTGGTGGAAAAAAAGGATTATACTAAATTATGCCAATGTGaaagaatataaaatgaaaagtgtATAACTCCAATCACCAGCCAATTAGATGGACTGTACCCACACTAAACGACAATTTAATACAGTtgcaaatataaaaattatatataaaccATCTTGCCACAAAAAGTCCatgaaaaatacaacaatGACCCCAATTCTTTATTCGAATTATTCTAACGAGCTCAAATCTTTGAAGGTTTTTTCGATCGTTCAAGCCAGGTATTAATTATGATCAGATGGATATTCGTGGTAAGTTTAACGATTAGTTTcatgagtgaaaaaattcttgactGTGTAGTTGAAGTTCTACGCAAAAATTACGGTTATATCCTTCTTTGTATCCGCAAATAACTTTCACGCTGTTTGCATGCGATAACGAGTATTGTAGGCTCAAGTCGACTGAGCTTTAATCACATCGGTGGTATTCAATACAGCTTCATCCGAGCTGAtgtttttgttgaaaaaccCACTGCAAGACAAGAACCATCAACATTAGGAAATTTAATTGCGAGGAGGTCAATCATATTTGTCGCCGAGGTGAACTTTATTGCAATGACGTATAGAGATTAACTGCGCGTTACAGTCAAGGGGATAAGGTTATTTAAAATGGTCTGATTACAAGTCTCATCATACCGTCTCTCGTTTCGGCTTCTGCAGTCGATCGCATACCTCAAGAAAGAACACAATGTCGTCCGCGCTACAGTTGTTAGTTTTTGGGCAAGCGTATTTCCTCACCCCAGCGTTTAACGCTGGAGCGGTAGCACCTAATTTCGCCTCGATACCAACCAACGATCTTACTAAGCGGGATGACTATACGTAAGAAAGTTCATCCCTTAAGGGAATTTATCAATGAaactacgtttttttttttttttattggcacGTACACATTCATATAAATAAGATCTCGCAAAACAAGATATTTTTTCGCTCATTGGGACTGATTGTAGTTAGTATTTTCTGAGGTATTAGTTCAAATAACGTAAAACATTGTTGTTCTTTAAAATCTACTATGCACcacaaaattctttttatcatAATCTGAAATGATTTTATACAGCTATCCTGGTAGCACGAGGAACAAAAGTTATTATCCAATTTGCAACCTCACGATTAACTATTAGAATATGTTGTTAATTTCCGAAGATCgattaaaataaaagagatacaatataattattgaagtACATTGAAGTTTAATACCAAAGTTTCTTCTGgaacaaaattttcccgaatcatcaacttttttcaatgtaaataTAGGTGAGCATTCTCAATTACATTAAATCATTCGAAGCAAAATCGTATagcgtatttttttctccacgcAATAACTTGCAGGAAGTTAtggaattatttcaaattttcctgAGTAAAAGTTGACGCCGAGTAATGGCTTTTTTAAGAACGCCAATGTTTGACGttattcaaagaaatatttcggAACGAAATGAACAACATAGTTTCAAAAGAACTGatcgtgaatatttattttgtgaaGCTTTGTTTGCAGTTAAAGCTTCACGTGgatcaaaaattttggaatatcAGTGGCATGTGGCCCTTggagagtaaaaatttttctcgacaaCTTATTTATCTGTATCTGATGACTCACTCACCATGATTGATTCCTATTATCTGTAGCTACACGCCGGGAATCGGTGCTCATAAGGTTCACACTCAAGCGGCTTCTTGGTCGGACGCTTGGGCGAAATGTCGAGACGAGGGAGCCCATTTAGCCATCATCAATTCTCAGGCTGAATCGAAACTCGTTGTTGAACTTCTGGCAAAAGCGGGTGTTGTGAAAGGTATTGACCCGAACCATGCTCACATTGGTTTTCATGATTTGTACAAGAAAAACCAGTGGGTGACGATCGAAGGTCAATCCCTGCTTGAGGCAGGATTCAGCGAATGGCACCCGGGCGAACCTAACAACAAGGATGGAAATGAGCGTTGTGGATCGATCGACACAAGAGACGGTAAATTAAACGACCAAAATTGCGCCTCTAAGATTACCAACTTCGTTTGCGAGTTACGCCAAACTTCGCTACCTCGCACTATCGgatattgatattattatccACATTACGAATCTATATTACAAATGATGTACTATTGGTAATATTAAGTCACTGAAGGTTAGATCATGTGGTTACGTAATCGTTTTGTATACTATTATATGCATTTGAAAGTAACACctaatttgagatttttctacaattttcataTCTTGTAATACGCGTATTGACATGCAAAATGCTGAAATTTTCCTACCTATCAatgtaaatgtaaaataataaaataaaaaaatttcgctgaAACGAAAAACTGTTTTCTATATTTCGTAGTAAGAATtgagtatttgaaaaatattttcaggacATCCGACCCATGTTTGATTGTATCAACGATCCCAAATCGTTTCGGTTTCTCTGACCGTTCTGCTGTACAACGATATCTGTAACAACTTTCTTTGCATCCAAGAATAAATTCCACATTGTTTGCATATGATAACGGGGAATGCAGGGTCACGTTCATGTTGATAATAGCCACTTCTATCGTTACGTGTTTCTGTATACCACACAGTAACTAGGGATCAAAGTTTCCTTTTGCATTAGCATGATACAGTTCTTCTAGCTTTTTAGTCATTGCGGGTGAACCC is a window encoding:
- the LOC124297819 gene encoding uncharacterized protein LOC124297819 → MAVILFLIQVLPCITLILAQPQCPNVNINFLRSPYDAAYNANLPASPPCLLRGQSVTKRDDYTYTSGIGGYKVHTRAVLWNEARITCEEEGGHLAIFNSVAEANAVTQLYKKSPAIIGSPLPQFAGIGFHDLYREGQYVTIHGQTLAKAGFTQWAPGQPDNRHGGKPENCGSLDKNGGLNDIGCDVPIGFVCELPAIAAYHIKPSSKYDDNDEEDVPENLHSGVNKCEQDGRVDYICVSSVRGASVGQLVVRRSYGERVSYVENRLESRIIMSPVLSLIVYGQVYFLGFGTNIRPTVIGSDNSTAIPAIDQTLDKTQPFQGNQNSVLVPEINRRCGEMGLSEKNVKRPDYTYTPGIGGHKFHTKAATWNEARKVCESEGAHLAIVNSAREAEVIGNLFTKSGPHFGSEDSNYAHIGFHDLYEEGEFVTIDGKSLATVGFYEWGNGEPNNANNEDCGSVYKNGRLNDIRCTQSAAFVCESPDVN
- the LOC124297820 gene encoding uncharacterized protein LOC124297820; translated protein: MASIVVIGAIFLALAATVKQLQVDATTNGALLVAIPLQTANDTAPCLVRGQSSSKKRDDYTYVHGLGGYKLHTRATTWVEARLICQEEGGHLAVINSVAEADAVSLVFKKADRITGSGFPNDAFIGFHDLYREGEYVTIHGESLEKAGYDLWDTNQPNNLNNNQNCGGIHDNGCLNDLPCKGQLFGFICEVPAARDTVHSIAACYLKWSDYKSHHTVSRFGFCSRSHTSRKNTMSSALQLLVFGQAYFLTPAFNAGAVAPNFASIPTNDLTKRDDYTYTPGIGAHKVHTQAASWSDAWAKCRDEGAHLAIINSQAESKLVVELLAKAGVVKGIDPNHAHIGFHDLYKKNQWVTIEGQSLLEAGFSEWQHGEPNNDRGNERCGSIYIRDAFQSLRVNPTRTELSVVDPGTRQPVNSATRIASINIAASFAREAWIRSIIVCCHVVTGQGDDLVIHSDLDRQERLSR